A single genomic interval of Schistocerca americana isolate TAMUIC-IGC-003095 chromosome 2, iqSchAmer2.1, whole genome shotgun sequence harbors:
- the LOC124596450 gene encoding proline-rich protein 2-like: MRATVAALLLCLVVAACRSQETPPGPPGPTEGPQPTGPSGPPTGGPDPTGQPTGGPEPTGPPGTPTGGPEPTGQPTGGPQPTGLPGPPTGGPEPTEGPQPTGEPQPTGPPGPPSGGLWLF, encoded by the exons ATGAGGGCGACAGTGGCAGCTCTCCTTCTGTGTCTTGTG GTGGCAGCATGCCGCAGCCAGGAGACTCCACCTGGCCCTCCTGGACCAACTGAAGGGCCACAACCAACTGGACCATCTGGCCCACCAACTGGAGGTCCTGATCCAACAGGCCAGCCTactggaggtcctgaaccaactggTCCACCAGGCACACCTactggaggtcctgaaccaacAGGTCAACCTACTGGGGGTCCTCAACCAACTGGACTACCAGGCCCACCTactggaggtcctgaaccaactgAAGGACCCCAGCCAACTGGTGAACCTCAGCCTACTGGCCCACCAGGGCCACCCTCTGGAGGACTTTGGCTTTTTTGA